The genome window TACTAAATGAATATGAGGTTTTTCGTAGATATCATATTTTGCTTTTTGATTTGGACTGTTTACTTCTATTACTAAATTTTCATTTATAAGTGTATTGAGGTTTTTATATACAGTCGCAAGTGATATAGATGGGTGTTCTTTTTTTATCTGCTCATATAGCTCATCTATAGTAGGATGCGTGTGATTACTTAGTATCTTTAATACACAAAGCCTCTGTGGAGTGGCTTTAAGTTTAGCTTGTTTTAAAAGCTCCATGTAATCCATACTTTTTTCCTCTTAATTAAAATGGGCTAATTTTATCAAAAAAATATTTAAATTTTACTTTATTAATTAATATTTTTTATTGCTTGTAATTTGTATATAAATATTATTTTACTTTATTAATTAATAATATCTTTACATAATCATAATAGCGGCAGCAAAGGTTCACTTTGTGATTTAATTATTTTATCTATTTGGTCAAAAAGATCATTAGTAAAATTATAATTATCAAATTTACCTTTATATATTTTTTTAATAAAAAAATTTTTATATTCATCTGTTGGAATATATTTTTTTCCATCTTTCATTAATATTTTATTTTTTACTAAAAACTCATTAAATGTATTATTATTTTTTAAATTTAAATTCTCTGGATAGCTTTCTTTAAGCAACTCTAAACATTTTTCTTTGGTAAATCCACTATTTGTAGTATATATATCTTTGATCTCGTTTTTAAAATTAGGCTCTTTTGAATGAATATATTTGTTGGAGGAAGCTAGATACACTTTGACATATTTATTTTCTTCTAATGAACGCATTATATTAGCATAGCTACCAGAACTTTTTTCATCCCAAATTACAAAAGAATAAGTAGAATCCTTTGTCATTTTAATATCTTTTCGACTTTGCTTGGCTTTTTCTGTTTTATCTTCATCTGATATATTTACTTTTTTATAGCAAAAGTTTCATTTTCTAAATTTCTTGCTTTGTCGCCTACATAATATATTGTGATGCGATCATATTTTTTTTTGAAGCAATATTTCTGAATTAATTTATCTATACCAGGTGCATCACCAATCAAAATTTCAGCATTCTTATTCATTATTTTATCTATAGTTTCTTCAGTTGCTTTGGGTAATGCTTTTATAGAAAGAGATCCTGAAATAAAAACTTTTTCATTATTCATTTTTTACTCCTAGTTTTTGTAAAACATAAAACATACACATTGTCAACTTCACCTTGCGTATAAAGTGTTTTTGTAATTTCATTTAAAGTTGCACCACTTCTATATAAATCATCTATTAAAAGTATTTTTTTCCTTTGTATCTTTTATCGCAAATAAAAGCACCGTCTAATATCTTCTGTCTTTCTTCTAAAACTTCTATAGATTTCAATTCATTAGTATTTTTAATTTTTTTTATATATTCACCATCGATTTTCCGATTAAGAAAATATGCTATTTTATCAGCTAATAGATATACTGGCTGTAACTCTCTATCTTTTGAAGATGGAACCGGAGCAATAACCCATATATAAGGAGTAACCAGAATTTCATTTTTTAAAAAATTAGCAGCAGTAAACGCTAAATTTTCAACTAATTGGATTTTATCTTGATTGGAGATAGAGTTGTTATATTTTAAATCATAAACCATTTGACCTATTTTGGTACGATTATTATCAAAATGCCCCCCCCTTAAAGACACGCTACTTAAGGTATGCAAATCTAATGCCCACCCACATTTCCAATTTCCTTTTAATGTTATCACAAACACCTCCTAATTATATTAATTAAATTGTTATAAAAGTAACAAATCGCTACTTAAAAATTAAGTAGCTTGATTAAATTTGCCTAAAATACCTTACGATAGAATCTACATCGATATTAAGCGAGTTTTCTACTTTAGATATATTTCCATGTGTTATAAAATTATCTAGATATTCAAAGCTTACAACACTTACATCTTTAATATCATTATCTTGTAAAAATCCAGATAAAATCTCGCCAACCCCACCACGCTTAGCACTATCACTAAAGATATACCATTTTTTATGCTCTTTAGCTAGATTTAAAAGTAGTTCTTCATCAAGTGGTTTTATAAAAATAAGATCAATAATTGTAGGATTAATATCTAAAATACTAGCTACTTTATATGCCTTAGCCACAGCATTGCCATATCCGATAAATGCAATATTTTCACTATTTTGTAATAGAATTTGAGATTTACCAAGCTCTACTTTAACTGGTTTAAACTCATCACTAAGCCCAAAATTTCCCCTAGGATACCTAATAGCAAGTGGCGAATTAAAACTATAAGAAAACTCCATAATCTCTTTAAACATTAGTTCATCTCTAGGTGCTACAAGAGTAAAATTTGGCACAGTGTTTAAAAAGCTAATATCAAAAGCTCCTTGATGTGTCTCACCATCTTCTCCTACAATACCAGCCCTATCCATACATAACACTACAGGTAAATTTAAAATAGCACAATCATGAATCACTTGATCATAGGCTCTTTGCATAAATGTTGAATATATTGCAATATACGGCTTAAAACCCTCTTTTGCCATTGCTGCCATAGATGTAACTGCATGCTGTTCTGCAATTGCAGTATCCCAAAATCTATCTGGAAATTTCTCAATCAAAGCCCCAATTCCAGTTCCACTAGGCATAGCAGCTGTCACGCCTACTACATTATCATACTTGCTAGCAAGTTCTAAAAGCAAACTGCTAAAAATTTCAGTAGCACTTTTTTGGTTAGATTTTTGAAGCGCCATACCATTTTGTGGATTAAATGGGCTAACGCCATGCCACTTCTCTTTTGGGCCTTCGGCAATTTCATATCCCTTGCCTTTTATAGTTTGGACATGGACTATTACTGGCTTTTGAATACTTTTTGCTACGCTAAAAGCCGAGATTAAATCCTTGATATTATGGCCATTTACTGGGCCTATATATTCTAATCCAAGCTCTTCAAAAAACATCCCAGGAGTAATAAGCCTAATGCCTTCTTCAAGTCTTTTAGCCATATATGCAGCAGAATCTGGAACATGCTGTAATAGTTGATTTATCTTATTTTTAAATTTTTGATAAAATGGTCCAGCCATCATCTGAGATAGATATTTACTCATCGCTCCAATTGGCTTTGATATACTCATCTCATTATCATTTAATATAATTACACACGGATATTTTTTATCCCCTAGCTCATTTAGAGCCTCATATGCCATCCCAGCACTCAAGGCTCCATCGCCAATTACAGTTACTGGCAAACGATCTTCGCCTTTTAGCCTTATAGCCTTAGCAGCACCTACAGCAAGACTAATAGATGTAGAGCTATGGCCAGCTACAAAATAATCATATTTGCTCTCACTAGGCTTAGTATATCCACTAATTCCGCCAAATTTACGCAAACTATCAAACTCATTCCAACGCCCGCTTAAGAGCTTATGAGTGTAGCTTTGGTGGCTAACATCAAATATAAATGGATCATTTGGAGGATTAAATACATAGTGCATCACAATGCTAAGTTCTACAACTCCTAAATTTGAGCTTAAATGCCCGCCATTGGTGCTAACTACACTTAAAATCCTCTCTCTAATATCAGTTGCTAAAGTCTCAAGTTCGCTAAATTTTAAAGATTTTATATCCATTTTATTCACTTAGTATCTTTTTAATCTTATTAAATCTAGCCATCACGCTACCATCTACATTACCTATATCGCTTAATACTATTACCCCACCAGCTAATACCGCATCATCACTAGTAATCTTAATATGCGATTTTTGAGTTAAATTTGATTTTAAAAACTCATAATCTTTTGGATTGGTTTTAATCTCTATTGTAGTAGCTTGACTTAGCTCTTCTATTAGGCTTTTAGCGATGTTTGAGGCGATTTGTGCTGAGCTATCTTTAATCTCTTTTAAAACTACCTCTTTGGCAATCTCAATTGCTGTGGCTGCGATTTCACTTTGACTTGAGCTTAATAGTGCTTCTAGCTTTGAGGCTTGCTCATCAAGTTTATCAATTGAACTAGCATATTTTTTACTATTTTCATTTAGCAAAATTTCATACTCAGCTTTTGCTTGTTCTTGTCCCTCTCTTAGCCCCTCTTCTTTAGCTCTAGTAGTCTCATTTGCCAAACGTATTTTAAACTCATTTTCTTGATTTTCTATCTGCATTTGAAGCTTAACAATATTTCCACTTAAATCATCAGTTCGTTTTAGAAGCTCTTCAATAAATGTGGATTCTACCGTATTTGCCTCTTGGGTTGTAGGTGGATTTGGCTCAGATAATTCTAAATCCGAGTTAGTTTGCTCTGTTAGCTCATCGTTATTAATAACTGGAGCCAAAGGTTGAGCAGTCTCTTTAGCTGGCTCTTTTGGCTCATTTGAGTGAAGTGCTAAAACCTTAAATCTATATGGCTCTACAGTATGTTCGCCCCTAGTATTATCTATTACACTACTTAGTATCATTCTATCATCTCATCACTTACGCCGACTTGGAATACTCCATCTTCAGCTAGTTTTTGAACTAGTTCAACTACTTTTCTTTGTGCTTCTTCAACCTCTTTTACGCGTACAGCACCGATAAATTGCATCTCCTCAATAAATGCTTCACTAGCTCTTTGACTCATATTGGCTAAGAATTTGCGTTTTAACTCCTCGCCACTACCTTTTAGACCAACCATAAGAACCTTTTTATCCACAACTTTAAGAATCTCTCTAATAGCATTATTATCAAGAGTATTAATATCTTCAAATGTAAACATAAGCTCTTTAATCATAGTAGCAAGACTTGGGTCATTTTTCTCAATAATATCAATTGTGGATTTGCTAGCTTTTTGACCAAGACGGTTAAGCACTTCTGCAACAGCTCTTGGACCGCCAACTTCAACCTTATAGCTTGTAAGGCTCTCTAGCTTAGATTCTAGTACAGTTGAAACACGTTTTACTACTGAAGGGCTGATATCGCCTAGATTTGCCATACGGATTACAACCTCACTTCTAATATCATCTGGAAAATAGACTAAAGTCTCAGCCGCACTAGAAGCGTCCATATGCGCTACGATTAGAGCTATTGTTTGTGGGTGTTCTTTGACAATAAAGTCAGCAAGCTGCTGAGGGCGAACCTGTCCAAGATAGCTAAATGATTTAGTAGTTTCCATAGATTTTTGAAGCTTATCCATAATCTTTTGTGCTATTTCTGGACCAAAAGTTCTAAATAAAATCTCCTTAGCGTACTCTATACCACCACTTTTTAAATACTGATTTGATTGACTAACTACATAAAATTCCTCTAAGACTGCAGCTGCTACGCTTTTATCAATTGTCTTAGCTGTAGCGATATATTTTGATATCTCAGTAATAATATCAATATCCATATGAGAAAACAGCATAGTAGTAGCATCTTCACCTAATTGAATGAGCAAGATAGCGATTTTCTCAGCCATACTAAGGTCATCATAGACCATCTTTTGTTCTTCATTTAGTCTCATTAGAAGTCCTTACTAGAGTTAAATCCATTATCATTTTTAAGCATAGTTTGAAGCAAGGTGGCAATCTCTTCGCTTCTTTCAGTCGCAATTAGTTTGAGTTTTTCAAGCATAACTTCATATTTAAGCTCATTTTCATCAAAGTTATCACCAATTCCAAGCTCATCTTCAACTCTTTTTCTAGCAGCTTTAAATTTCTCCAATGTATCTTCGGCCTCTTCTTGTATATTTGTCTCATCTGGTATTGGCTCAAGCTCATCATCTTTAGACTCTTCAAGCATCTTAGCAAGAAATGGAGTAATAACCTTTTTGTAAAATACATATAAAATTAGTAAAACTATTAGATACTTTAATATTGGCATAATAGGTTTAAAATATGTATCTACAACTTTTTGAAGTGGGCTTACTTGGATAATTGTTCCAGTTTTTCTAAACTCAAAATTACTTACTGTAACCTCATCTCCTCTATTTTCATTATAGCCGATTGCTTGTTGAACTAGGCTTTTGATTGAATTTAATTCATTATCATTTAAAGGAATATAGGTTAAAGTATCATCTTTAGTTCCATCTTCAATAGTTTTAAACTCATATTTGCCATCTACTACTACAGCTGCAGTTACTCTTTTTATCGTAGCGTATTGATCTTTTACTTTAATGGTTTGCTTAGATATTTCATAGTTGGTATTGGCGACATTTTTAGAGTATAACTCAGTTGGTTTATCATCTTCTATGCCTTGTACTGGGCCTATATTGCTTACAGCTCCAGGCACTCCGCCTACATCTTTTGGCTCTTTGCCTTCGCGTCTTTCTTCAATATTTTGTTCGCTTCTAATAACTGAGTTTGGATCATAAATTTCATTTATACTATCCTTAGTTGAAAAGTCAAACTCAATGCTAACCTTAGCCGTAACCTTATCTCTACCACCAATAAATTTACCAATCATATCAATAATTTTTTGTTCATATGACTCTTCAAATTCACTTCTATACTTAATCTGTGCGGCTACAAGCTCATTTTCTAATGCTATATCATCATCACCTAAAGATACGCCATCTTGAGTTACGATTTTGACATCTTCAAGCTTTAGATTTGGTACTGAACCAGATACTATTCGCTTTATCCCATCTATCTGTCTGCGATTTAGTTTTGAGCCTTCTTTAATTTTGACAACGACAGAGGCAGTTGGTGGTACTTGACGCTCGGTAAATACACTATCTTTAGGAAATGCAATATAGACACTAGCTCTTTCTATTGGCTCTAGGCTCTCAATTGTTTTAGATAATTCGCCTTGGATTGCTCTTTGAAATTTAACTCTTTGTTCATTTTCAGTAGCACCAAAATCTTGAGTATCGTAAATTTCAAAACCCTTTTTATTATCACCCATTATCCCAAGGCTAGCTACTGCGATTCTTTGGCGATATACATCGCTTGTAGGCACAAGAATAGTACCCTCATCTGCTAACTTATATTTAACTCCTTGGGTTTCAAGTTCGTTAATTATCTGAGCCGATGCAGCTGGGTCTATATTGCGAAATAGTACGCTATAACCTTCATACTGGGCCTCAGGATCTTTACTACCACTAAATAGCGTCAAAAACACCAAAAATCCAATCACCAAAACAATTGAGCTTGCAGCTACAATCTTTTGTTTTAGGCTTAAGTTTTGGACAACTTGACTAATTTGCTGAAATAGAGCTTTGAAATCCATAATCTATTAAATTTCCTTTTTAAGTGCTTCTAAAACTTTGATATTTTGCTCATTTGTACCAATTGTGATACGAATAGCATTCAATCCATAACTTCTTAAATTGCGTAAAATTATACCTTGTCTTAATAATTTATCACAAATTTGAGTTGAGTCTTTACTATTATCAAATATAAATGTTATAAAATTTGTATAACTTGGTATAAACTCTATATCATTATCTTTAGCAAACTGCTCATAAATACTCATCTCTTTAAAGTTATTTTGCAAGGTTTTAACTATAAAATCTTGATCTTTAACTGCTGCAATAGCTGCAGCTAGACTTGGTGTTGTGATATTAAATGGAGCTCTAAGCTTGCTAATTGCAGTAATTATCTGCTCATTTGCAATACCATATCCTACTCTCATTCCACCTAATCCATAAGCTTTAGAAAATGTGCCTAAATAGATAGAGTTAGATAATTTTATTATATCGCTTGGGTTTATAGTTTTTCTACTATCTTTAAATTTCGCAAACTCCATATATGCACCATCAATTACTACAAGAGTATCACTATCAATACTAGATATAAACTCATACACATCGCTAGCGTCCAAACACTCACCAAGTGGGTTATTTGGTAAGCATAAAAATACTACCTTAATCTCCTTTTTATGAGCATTATATAACTCTTTTATCTCATCTAAACTGTGCTGAGAGCTTTTGGTTTTATAAATTTTAGCACCTATATGTTTGGCATAAATTTCATACATTGCAAAGGTTACACCTGCACTTAGCATTGCTGTATTTGGATTAAGCTTTGCGTGCATGATAAACTCTATAACTTGATCGCTTCCGCTACCTATTACTATATTTTTGCTATTTACATTATATAAATTAGCCAAAGACTCTTTTAACTCATAGTAGCTATCATCTGGATATAAATTTGCAGATTTGATAGATTCTTTCATCGCTTCAAGCACAAGCGGTGAACAGCCTAGTGGATTTTCATTGCTAGCTAGTTTTACTACATTTTGTGGCTCAATGCCAAACTCTCTAATAACAAGCTCGATTGGCTTGCCAGCTTCATATATTGGTAAATTTGATATTTGTGGGTTAAAATTCATTATTATCCTTCTTGGTTTAAATAGCTACCCAACCAGGTAATTTCATGACCATTTTGAGTGGCGTTTTTTAGTACTGTATCTACATTTTCATCATCTATATGACCTTCAAAATCTATATAAAATACAGTTTTAAAATCTTTTTGCTTAATTGGTCTACTCTCAAGCTTAGTTAAATTTATTCCACCTTCTTTAAACATATTAAGAAGCTCCACAAGTCCGCCTGGACGATGTGCAGTCAAAGCTAAAATACTGGTTTTATCACAATTACTTCTAATATTTTTAAAATCACTTAAGACAAAAAATCTTGTTCTATTTGCCATATTATCTTCGATTTTTTCAAACATTATTGGCACTTTATTTATATGTGCAGCTATTTTTGAGCAGATTGCTGCTGAGCTAGGATCTTGCGAAGCTAAATAGGCAGCTTGAGCAGTTGATTTAGTTGGTATAAATTCTATCGAATTGAGATCATGATCATCTAAAAATTTATGGCACTGATTATAGCCTTGCGGATGAGAATAGATCTTTTTTATATCGCTTAAATTTTCACTTAAACTAACAAAACTATGGTGAATATCCATATAAATTTCAGCTACAATTTTTACATTTTCATATTTTCTTAAGCAATCAAGGGTAATCCCAACAGCACCTTCTGTATTATTTTCAATCGGTACAACTCCATATTTAGCCTCGCCATTATTAAGCTCACGAAAGACACCTTCTATAGAACTAATTGCCATATAGCTACTCATCGCACCAAATCTACTCTCAGCTGCTTGGTGAGTATATGTCCCAATTGGGCCTAAAAATGCTACCTTTTGTGGAAGTTCTAGATTACGACTAACAGCAAAAATCTCTAAATATATCGCCTCAATTGCTTCGCTACTTAAAGTGTTGCTAGGTAGTGATTTTAATCTTTCTAGTATTGCTCTTTCACGCTCTGGGCGGTAAATTGGAACATTTGAGCCAACTTTTAATTCACCAATTTTTTTGACAAATTCCATTCTTTGATTTAATAAATTTAAAATCTCATTATCTATCTTATCAATGCCAACTCTTAAATCATCAATACTCATCTAAGAATCTCCCAAATTTTACTCACATCATCATATATATTATCAATTTTATCTCTATTTAAATTTGCAGTACTACTTTTATCTATTTTACCACTTAAAACCAAAGCCGTACTCATATTTAACTCTTTAGCCCCATAAAGATCGCCAGTTGCGTCATCGCTAATTATAGTTATATCTTTAAACTCAGCCTTAGCATTTTGCTGTTTTAAAAGCTCAAGCGCAGCAATATAAAATCCTAAACTCGGTTTGCCAACACTGCTAAATTTAGCACCAGTAGAGTAGCTAATCATATTAGCAATAGCACCAACTCCTGGATATAATCTACCATTTTTTTTGTAGATACTAGTCTCATGCATAGCAATTATTTTTACACCTTTTAGTGCTAACTCATTAATCAAAGCAAAATCATCAAAGCTAAATTTATCCCAACTAGCAATCAAAATCGCCTTTGGATCTTTTAGATCTTGAGTATAGCCAATATCTTGCATAGTTTGCACAAATTCTTTAGCACCAAAAAGCGCTACATTACAAGGACTTATTATCTCATTTAATACACAAAATGGATCTAAATAAGCACCATCTTTAATCGCCAATCCTTTATCTCTTAGCGTTTGTAAAAACTCATCACTTTTTATCTTAGTGTTATTTGTTATAATAACATATGGAATAAGCTTAGAATTTAAAGTATCAATTAGCTCACAAGCGCCATTAATTGGACTTTTATCGCTATCGCTTATTAAGGTTCCTTGCACATCTATAAAATACATTATATAAACTCTCTCTCATTTCTTATCATATCTTCAAAACTCTCTCTTTTGCCTATTAGGCGATCTTTGCCGCTTTCAATAGCGACTTGTGCAGCTCTGCCTCTTGTGTTATAGTTACTAGACATTGAATATCCATATGCACCAGCTGATTTAATTATTAACATATCACCATGTTCTAGCTTTGGCAACTCTATATTTTTACCTAAAAAATCCCCACTTTCACAAATTGGACCTACTACATCACAATTAGTTTTATCTCCATCTTTTAATGCTATTATCTCATGATAAGCCTCATATAAACTTGGTCGAAGAAGATCATTCATAGCCGCATCGACAATTACAAAACGCTTATCACCATTATTTTTTTCATATAATACTTGAGTGAGTAATTCTCCACTATTTCCTACTATAAATCTACCTGGTTCGCATACTATGGTTGCATCTTGACCCTTTAGTGCTGCTAAAATTCCTTGAGCATATTCATATAAATTTGGCTCATTTTCATCACTATATCTAATGCCAATACCGCCACCTATATCAAAGAATTTAATATTTATATCAGCTGCTCTTAACTCTCTTAATAGATCGCTAGTAATATTTGCTGCTTCAATAACTGGGCTAATATCACTTAGCTGACTTCCAATATGGCAGTGAATACCAACTGGATCTAGATTATCGCTTCTATGAGCATGTAGATAAATTTTCCTAGCTTCATTTATACTAACACCAAATTTATTTTCATGTAATCCTGTAGAGATATATGGATGAGTTTTTGGATCTACATTTGGATTAACTCTGACTGAGATTCTAGCCTTTTTACCTAACTCTTTAGCTATTAATTCAACTCTTTGCATCTCAGCAAAGCTCTCTAAATTTATCATTAAAATATCTAAATTTAAAGCCTCTTTAATCTCTTCATCGCTCTTGCCAGCTCCGCTATAAATTATCTTATAACTACTAGCACCTGCTAATAAAGCTCGCTTTACCTCACCGATACTCACACAATCAAATCCCCCGCCAAGAGTAGCAATATGCTTTAAAAGGCTCAAATTTGAATTGGCTTTAACAGCGTAGCAAATTAGAGATTTTCTAGCGTTAAATTCCTTTTTTAATTTCTCATATTGAGCTGTAATATGGTCAAAATCATATATATAAAGTGGTGTTTGATACTTCTTAGCCAGTGCTAAATAATCCATATATAGTTCCTTGATAATTTTAGAATTTACAATATTATCTAATCTTGGCTTAAATTTAAGACTAAATTTAGCATTTAATCTCAAAATTAATATTTTAAAATCTACTCCAACTCAACTTTTAAAAAACCCTTAAGCGACTCTTTTACTAAATTTAAATCTAAATTTTGTGCAATTATAACAAGGCAAGAGCCTGGATTTTCACCATTTAGATTGTCTATATGGCGTGGCGGATGCACAATATGACAGACTGAATTGATAGATATTAAATGATTTTGCTTAGTTGATATTATCCCTTTGGTGCGAAGAATTTGCGCTCCATAACGATATAGAAGAAGACTAAGCCAGATAGTAAATGCACTCCACTCAACTGGTTTATTAAAATTTAACGATATACTGCTTAACCCTTGAGTATGGCTATTTTGCTCAATATTACTATAATCTTTTTTTACATCATTGAAAAGATCGCTAAATTTAATATATCTCTTATCATATATTTTTACACCAGCATATATGGATTTAAGAGTTTTGCAAAGCTCCTTATAATCGCTATTTAAATCACTTTTAGTAATAATAACTGAATCACTAGCACTTATTTGATTTATAGCTTCTTGATGATTTAAGTGATTTAATCCATTTATCGCATCTACGCAGGTAAATAATCCAGCAATCTCAAAGTGATTTGATAAAAATGGATCACTCAATACAGTCCATAAAATCGGAGCTGGATTTGCAAGACCTGTAGTCTCGATAATAACTCTATCAA of Campylobacter vicugnae contains these proteins:
- a CDS encoding Fur family transcriptional regulator; the protein is MDYMELLKQAKLKATPQRLCVLKILSNHTHPTIDELYEQIKKEHPSISLATVYKNLNTLINENLVIEVNSPNQKAKYDIYEKPHIHLVCSSCGNIEDIGANDAQMIAYQTHLEQKIGNLINRLNIVANISNCSKCC
- the dxs gene encoding 1-deoxy-D-xylulose-5-phosphate synthase, whose product is MDIKSLKFSELETLATDIRERILSVVSTNGGHLSSNLGVVELSIVMHYVFNPPNDPFIFDVSHQSYTHKLLSGRWNEFDSLRKFGGISGYTKPSESKYDYFVAGHSSTSISLAVGAAKAIRLKGEDRLPVTVIGDGALSAGMAYEALNELGDKKYPCVIILNDNEMSISKPIGAMSKYLSQMMAGPFYQKFKNKINQLLQHVPDSAAYMAKRLEEGIRLITPGMFFEELGLEYIGPVNGHNIKDLISAFSVAKSIQKPVIVHVQTIKGKGYEIAEGPKEKWHGVSPFNPQNGMALQKSNQKSATEIFSSLLLELASKYDNVVGVTAAMPSGTGIGALIEKFPDRFWDTAIAEQHAVTSMAAMAKEGFKPYIAIYSTFMQRAYDQVIHDCAILNLPVVLCMDRAGIVGEDGETHQGAFDISFLNTVPNFTLVAPRDELMFKEIMEFSYSFNSPLAIRYPRGNFGLSDEFKPVKVELGKSQILLQNSENIAFIGYGNAVAKAYKVASILDINPTIIDLIFIKPLDEELLLNLAKEHKKWYIFSDSAKRGGVGEILSGFLQDNDIKDVSVVSFEYLDNFITHGNISKVENSLNIDVDSIVRYFRQI
- the fliH gene encoding flagellar assembly protein FliH, with the translated sequence MILSSVIDNTRGEHTVEPYRFKVLALHSNEPKEPAKETAQPLAPVINNDELTEQTNSDLELSEPNPPTTQEANTVESTFIEELLKRTDDLSGNIVKLQMQIENQENEFKIRLANETTRAKEEGLREGQEQAKAEYEILLNENSKKYASSIDKLDEQASKLEALLSSSQSEIAATAIEIAKEVVLKEIKDSSAQIASNIAKSLIEELSQATTIEIKTNPKDYEFLKSNLTQKSHIKITSDDAVLAGGVIVLSDIGNVDGSVMARFNKIKKILSE
- the fliG gene encoding flagellar motor switch protein FliG; protein product: MRLNEEQKMVYDDLSMAEKIAILLIQLGEDATTMLFSHMDIDIITEISKYIATAKTIDKSVAAAVLEEFYVVSQSNQYLKSGGIEYAKEILFRTFGPEIAQKIMDKLQKSMETTKSFSYLGQVRPQQLADFIVKEHPQTIALIVAHMDASSAAETLVYFPDDIRSEVVIRMANLGDISPSVVKRVSTVLESKLESLTSYKVEVGGPRAVAEVLNRLGQKASKSTIDIIEKNDPSLATMIKELMFTFEDINTLDNNAIREILKVVDKKVLMVGLKGSGEELKRKFLANMSQRASEAFIEEMQFIGAVRVKEVEEAQRKVVELVQKLAEDGVFQVGVSDEMIE
- the fliF gene encoding flagellar basal-body MS-ring/collar protein FliF, translating into MDFKALFQQISQVVQNLSLKQKIVAASSIVLVIGFLVFLTLFSGSKDPEAQYEGYSVLFRNIDPAASAQIINELETQGVKYKLADEGTILVPTSDVYRQRIAVASLGIMGDNKKGFEIYDTQDFGATENEQRVKFQRAIQGELSKTIESLEPIERASVYIAFPKDSVFTERQVPPTASVVVKIKEGSKLNRRQIDGIKRIVSGSVPNLKLEDVKIVTQDGVSLGDDDIALENELVAAQIKYRSEFEESYEQKIIDMIGKFIGGRDKVTAKVSIEFDFSTKDSINEIYDPNSVIRSEQNIEERREGKEPKDVGGVPGAVSNIGPVQGIEDDKPTELYSKNVANTNYEISKQTIKVKDQYATIKRVTAAVVVDGKYEFKTIEDGTKDDTLTYIPLNDNELNSIKSLVQQAIGYNENRGDEVTVSNFEFRKTGTIIQVSPLQKVVDTYFKPIMPILKYLIVLLILYVFYKKVITPFLAKMLEESKDDELEPIPDETNIQEEAEDTLEKFKAARKRVEDELGIGDNFDENELKYEVMLEKLKLIATERSEEIATLLQTMLKNDNGFNSSKDF
- the hisC gene encoding histidinol-phosphate transaminase; translation: MNFNPQISNLPIYEAGKPIELVIREFGIEPQNVVKLASNENPLGCSPLVLEAMKESIKSANLYPDDSYYELKESLANLYNVNSKNIVIGSGSDQVIEFIMHAKLNPNTAMLSAGVTFAMYEIYAKHIGAKIYKTKSSQHSLDEIKELYNAHKKEIKVVFLCLPNNPLGECLDASDVYEFISSIDSDTLVVIDGAYMEFAKFKDSRKTINPSDIIKLSNSIYLGTFSKAYGLGGMRVGYGIANEQIITAISKLRAPFNITTPSLAAAIAAVKDQDFIVKTLQNNFKEMSIYEQFAKDNDIEFIPSYTNFITFIFDNSKDSTQICDKLLRQGIILRNLRSYGLNAIRITIGTNEQNIKVLEALKKEI
- the pheA gene encoding prephenate dehydratase, with product MSIDDLRVGIDKIDNEILNLLNQRMEFVKKIGELKVGSNVPIYRPERERAILERLKSLPSNTLSSEAIEAIYLEIFAVSRNLELPQKVAFLGPIGTYTHQAAESRFGAMSSYMAISSIEGVFRELNNGEAKYGVVPIENNTEGAVGITLDCLRKYENVKIVAEIYMDIHHSFVSLSENLSDIKKIYSHPQGYNQCHKFLDDHDLNSIEFIPTKSTAQAAYLASQDPSSAAICSKIAAHINKVPIMFEKIEDNMANRTRFFVLSDFKNIRSNCDKTSILALTAHRPGGLVELLNMFKEGGINLTKLESRPIKQKDFKTVFYIDFEGHIDDENVDTVLKNATQNGHEITWLGSYLNQEG
- a CDS encoding HAD-IIA family hydrolase codes for the protein MYFIDVQGTLISDSDKSPINGACELIDTLNSKLIPYVIITNNTKIKSDEFLQTLRDKGLAIKDGAYLDPFCVLNEIISPCNVALFGAKEFVQTMQDIGYTQDLKDPKAILIASWDKFSFDDFALINELALKGVKIIAMHETSIYKKNGRLYPGVGAIANMISYSTGAKFSSVGKPSLGFYIAALELLKQQNAKAEFKDITIISDDATGDLYGAKELNMSTALVLSGKIDKSSTANLNRDKIDNIYDDVSKIWEILR
- the lysA gene encoding diaminopimelate decarboxylase, which translates into the protein MDYLALAKKYQTPLYIYDFDHITAQYEKLKKEFNARKSLICYAVKANSNLSLLKHIATLGGGFDCVSIGEVKRALLAGASSYKIIYSGAGKSDEEIKEALNLDILMINLESFAEMQRVELIAKELGKKARISVRVNPNVDPKTHPYISTGLHENKFGVSINEARKIYLHAHRSDNLDPVGIHCHIGSQLSDISPVIEAANITSDLLRELRAADINIKFFDIGGGIGIRYSDENEPNLYEYAQGILAALKGQDATIVCEPGRFIVGNSGELLTQVLYEKNNGDKRFVIVDAAMNDLLRPSLYEAYHEIIALKDGDKTNCDVVGPICESGDFLGKNIELPKLEHGDMLIIKSAGAYGYSMSSNYNTRGRAAQVAIESGKDRLIGKRESFEDMIRNEREFI